The Fusarium keratoplasticum isolate Fu6.1 chromosome 4, whole genome shotgun sequence genome contains the following window.
CCACCAGCAGTgagtggccttgatgtcctGGGCCTGCCTATTATATTCGGTATCATAGTCCGGTGGTTTCGTAGATGAAAGTTCTCGGGATTCCTGCACCGAGTTTCGAGGGGTTGTGCCATCGGATAGAGGCGAGCCTggcggagatggagagagagGTGAGCCAGGCTGGGAGAAAGGTGAACCGGAGGTAGAGGGAGAGCGAGGTGATCCGGggtgagagggagagagagtTGAGCTGGGggcagagggagagagaggtgGACTGGGATGAGAGTGAGACTGATGCGAGTTGGAgggagagcgagagcgagagcgaggtGAACTAGAAGAGGAGCGAGGAGAGGGTAGTGAACCGGAGGGAGTGGGAGAGGGAGGTTCACTGGCTTCGGCCAAGGCGCGGAGGGTGAGACTATAGTTGGGTACAACCGAAGGCCGACATGTTATTCTGCGACTGCAGTCCCCTGGGTATTTTTCAGTGTCGCTGGAGCCATGGTCGGCCGGCTGATCTGTTGAAGCCATGATTCCTTCGTGAAGTTGGAACTCAACTTGATCAACTGCAAAAaacaaaagaaacaaagtTGAAAAATACGAAGAGCGAGAAATCATCCTTTATTCTCAGAGAAACGAAACATTATCCAGCCTGCAGCAAAATACCACTATTTTTGGCCGCGACCCTTGGACAACACATGCCGACATGCGTTTAGACGCCCATATGCGGCCACATTCCCTGCCCTTGCTTAGCCGCCCGAGAGACGTGCGATGGAGTCTCGGGCCTCACGGTTGCAGACCCAATCAAGTTTATCGGGGCCCTCCCTGTTTCAACTTATCCAATACCCCAGATTGGAGGATGAGCCTGCATATGTTTGTGGGCCGGGGGCAATTGGCTGGTATTGAAGGAATTCAGCGGTGCGGATAGTACGATGGACAGCAGTTGAAACGTGAAAATGGTAGAGATACGAGAAATCTTAGGTTTCTAGTTGAACATCTTTGATGCATCATGGGAGGATATCACAAAAATCACGTCGCCCATCGTTGCACAAACTCATCCTTGGCAACGCTCCTCGCCAACGACCCCTTCTTCGCAACCGCcccctcgagcttctccttcaccTTTTCCACCTCTTGGCTCAGCACGTGGATCGACCCTTCAATTTCGGGGTCAGCGAGCTTGACCTCGTTGAAAGGGCTCTCGGCCAATACGCTGTcgcggaggagctggatggcGAGGCGGGTGTCGTCGAGACGCGAGGTTGTGATTGCTTCGTAGCTTTCTTGTGCGTTGCGGGTTACGTCTGTTGTTTTGATGGAGCGCTCTGATACGACCTGTGCTAGGCTTGAGGTTCGTTCTTGGGCGGTTGCGTCTTCTGCTGGGGGTAGGGTGAGTGCGAGGCTACGAAGGAGGGCCTCAATAGCAGGCTCATCCAGGATTCCAGATGAACGGCGACGGTTGCCGCGACGAGAACCAGTGTTCGCGCGTATTCGTCGAATGGGAGAGGGGTTGCGGTTGCGAACAGGTGAAGCAGGGAAAGCGGGCTTGGCAGCTTTCTTCTCCGGAGAGAGGGAGGCAGCGACCTCTGACTTGGCGGTTGCAATGATGGAAGATGTTGCTGCGTGGTGTGACTTGAGCGTTTCTACACGGTCCGCGAGAAGACATATTCTGTCCAGCAGGTGGTCCAGGCATTCATCGACCTGAACCTGTTAGCGACACTGTACAGCTGGCGTGCAACACAGACTCACGTAAGAAACCGCTACGGCAGAACGGTGTAGGCTTTGTCCGCTGTGAGAGTCGGTCGACTTCAACGCCGGCTCcagatgctgctgctcggcCGACATCTGAGCAACGGGGAGAATCTCAGAGTAGAGAgactcgagctcctcctccagagccttgacatCGTCACTAGTCGCCGACTTGACGTCACCCGATCTCTCCGCCGCAAGGGTGGCCTCAAGGTAAATCCTATCCAACCTCGTGCGAAGCGTCTCAACAGTCGTCTTGATCAGCCTGCAAAGACCGTTAGTATCCATGACATGATACCCACCCAGGCACGGCATACCGCATGCAGATCTCTCGCAGCTTCTCGACagtctgcttctcctccggATCCTGCTGGTCCAGCTCCCAACCTAGCTTCTGCAAGCTCGACAGCAGCCTGTCGTCGGACTGCAGCGCGTCGTCCACCGTGTGCTTGAGGTTGGAGCGGGAGTCCTTGGCGAGGTGCTCTAGATCGGCGACGCGATACTCGAGGCTCTGCGCCTCGCCGTCGACCTGAATTACCCTTGTCTTAGTCTGACGTTTTCCAGGGGTAACTGCATATTGGTGAGGGGGAGGGGTAGTCACCTCAAAGGCTAGCTTCTTGAGTGcgagcttggtcttgtttAAGCGGGAGTCTTCCCAGTCACGGCGTTGACTTTCAGCTTCATCTCGCTTCTTTACAAGACGCGAGAGAGCATCCTGCTGTTGTCGTAAAGCCTCGGTCTGCTTAGAGATGGTGGCGGTAGACCGGTTCAACTCATCAATAGCAGCCCTGATGTCATCCTCATTGACCGCCTGAACCTCACCCAAATCATACAAATCAGCCAACCGATCAACCTGGCCGCTCTTGTCAAGGGCAGTATACCTATCAAAAGTCAGCCGAAACAGATTGCGCACACAACAGGGGGTTGACAGCTCACAATGCCAGCTCATCACCCGTCAAGAGGTGATCGGGCGCGAGATGTAGATTTGCCCACTCGACGAACGCGGCATCGTCCAGGGCGCCACGCACGTCGTCCTTCGCGGCGGGGACGCCGTACGCGCGGGCGGCCTTGAGCAGCAGGGCCTCTGCGCGATCCCTGGGGGCGAGATCCATTCTGGTCCTGTGAAATAGCGAAGTGGCGTTTTTCAAGTAacgttgttgatgttgcACAGGCCGGTGCTGGCTTGCTTCAGGCTTTGTTGATGGGAAGGGTTTTGACCAGGTGATGAGAGGCGGTAAGAGGCTGGGTCAAGTGTagccgaggccaagagccgTTTGTCTTGAACGTGTCGCCAGGTGGAATCAACGTTATGGTGGTGAGGCGCCGATGAGCCGCGACGGGAATAGCCACAAGGCTGAGGTCAAGATCGAGGCTGCTGACAAGAATCCGAGATGGatctcaagatggaggcggTGTCCGTTCGTCAATCCCGTCTGCAGATCCAAGCCTCTTGAGCTGATGGGTGGGCGTTTTGATGAATCCTGATGAGCCTCAAGCCCAAACAAACATCAAAGACGTTGGACGTCGTCGGCCCAAGATCCGAGACAACGGCTGGGGGCGGTCAGCACGAGCCCCCTGCACCGTAAGGTCCTTCTCAGCGGCCAGCCCGCCCGGGGGACCAACTGTTCCAGGCGGGGTGGGTCCGCTGGCCGGTTACACCTACAGCACATCTTGCATCCAACGGATATTTGCCTTAAGAGACGCTTCATCAGGGCTTCATAATTGGTAGATGGTAACAGCTGAAGATATTAATCTCTGCACGTCAAGCCGTTTCATTTATTCTAGTCAGATCTGTCAAGCTGGGTATGTATGCCCTAGCTGCGTTGTGCATGAGTGCATAGGCCACAGGCTGGCGATAGCCTCGCAGCCGCACAACTACCTATGCATCCACGTAGGGCTACCTATTAAAGTCCATTTGTCCAACCCATGATGTTATCTCTTTACATAGACGAAACCGTCGTCTAATTCTCCTCGTATCCATCATCTCAAGTTACAAAAAATCGCGTTTCGCCGTCTGAACAAAGCTCCTCCCCTCTCCGTTTGAAGAGTCGTCACACGTCCCCCAGCATCGCCCTCCATGCCGTGACCCAGGGGCCCCTCTTTCAATTACCAAGCATCTTCAAGTCCAATTTAACTCTCTTCCCCGCGGGGATTATTTTCCCATGCCGTGTCCTCGAGtctcccccctcctcaaATCCCACAAGGCTACTATTTCCGTCCTTTGTTTGTCACCACGTCCCGTCTCAATGACGTTTCTCCGTTGAACACTCCAAGGCGATGACCTCGTACCTGGCTATGGACAAGTACAAGATCGCTGGGGAAGTTCTTCAAACGGAGGGTCTCGGCACGGCAAGACGGGAGCGGCAAGTTGCCACTGGCTGATGTGGGATTGGACAAACAAGACCAAACGGATATCTGCCTGGGGTCAATCTTTGAAGAGCAAACTCCTGATTTCGACACCTCCATATGCCAATAATATCTCTGGCCTCGTTGTGCCCTGATTTCGATACACTCGTATACCAATAAGATCTCTGGCTTGTTGACATGTCGGAACTAGACCGATCGAAACACCTGCTTTGGCACTGGTGACTCGGGTTCCTACATGACCATCAACTAAAAAGAGCCATCCGAACCTTGAAATCTCATGCAGCTATGCTGCCAATGTCCAAAAACTGCCATCTCAAACTGCAAGTCTCTCCGGGGTATGTTATCCGCCACCGGCCCCTTGTCACTGTCAACGCTTGCTCGCTTCACCCATCTCAACTTCTGCAGTGcccaacaccagcaaccaactttttttcttaaaaaCAACATCGCACCCTTCCGCAAGTTACGAGGCTTTGCCATGGTGTAACACTCTTTTTCACTTGCTCTGCCCCGGGGACTTTGTGTTGGATCCTTCTCTCACCAAGCCTTGTTGCACAATGGCCCCCTTCAGAGACAACGTCTCTGAAATCCTCCGCCCTCTGCGCCGCTGTCTCGGACGCTCAAATGGAGCCTTCGGTCCGCTCCTCTTGGACTCGATAAAGaagatgatgctgctgttTCATCCCACCCGAGACATGCCCGCCCTATGGAGGAGGCGGTTGACAGCCGCCGCAACGAGCGTCCTCGACTTTGGATGGGTCGTTATCATCTACCTTATGAGCGAGCTCATCATCTGGGGTATCAGTCGGGCTTTGGCTCCTGCGCATCTCGAGTTCTTTTCTTCCATCTTTGGTATGGCTTTGACCTTTGTGCTCATGGCCGTGGCCTATCTCTGCTCCCCATGCGTCGACGAGATATACCAGAAGCACATCAAATCAAAGGTACGAAGCACTCGCAGCTTCATCAAAGATGCTGGTCTGACCCGTATCGCAGATAGACTTCATAAACGTCCACTTGGGCTTGGGTTTCCCCATCCCTCTGGTGATGCTCAACCAGAGCGACATCCTGGGCGGCCACGACATTGCCTGCATCATCGGCAACTTTGGTACGttcctcgtccttggagATCTCGCTCGTTTCGCTGATGTCCGTGCCAGTTGTGACCAACCTCGTTTCTTGGACCACCGTCTTTGCTGTCTCGCTCCTCGTCATGTCCTTGGCGACTTCTCGCATCCCTGACGACTTTTGCATCCCCAGCCCTCTCGCGACGACTCCCCCGCGGGTCGAAATCAGCTGGCTCTCCTCCGACTCAACTCTGGATCAGATATCCCGGCCCACCTGCGGCAACCATGAAAAGAACATCGGTTGCTCGACACCGGGACATGAAACAGGACAGTCTCTTGCAGCCAGTCGAAGGTCGTCGGTTCTTATGCCTATCGACGAATGTGTTGACAACTCCTCGGTCTGGCGCTTTTGGACTTCCAACTGCCATCTACTTGCTTCGTTCTTCGGCATCTTTGTCATCGGTGCCCCCATCGCAGCCGCTGCCAACGAAGACCGCGTCCTCGACGGCTGCGTCCTTTGGTTCGTCTGGGCCTTGACACTCTGGCTTCAGCGACAGTTCAACACATCCAGATACTGCAACGACGTACCCAAGTTGAAGAACACTCTCATCACTCTCATGAATCCCGTTTTGCTTACGACTTTGCTCATGACGGCATACACGCGTGGCAAAGCCGGCGCCTACGGTCCCGACAGTTTGCCCCGAGTGTTGAGCATCTTCAGCAGCGGCACGCCACTCTATGCTCTCTGGACTTCCATAGCGACAAACACACCCCTTCCCGAAAACCACTCTCCGTGGTTTGGTGCTGGAGATGCTGCgctctccatcctcgagtGCGGTATCTTGATCTGGGGCTTCAAGCTGTACGAGTGCCAGCGCCAGCTCTTCAGCGTGGCCGGTCTTCTCACGATCTTGGTGGCCACGGCGTCGGCGGCAGGAAACGTCCTCTTGTCGGTTCTCGCGGGGAAAACGCTGGGGTTGGATGGCCCCGAAGCGCTGGCGTTCGCGGCACGAAGCACGACTCTTGCTCTGGCGAAACCGGCGATGACAGCATTGGGTGGCAATCCAGGCGTGAACGCCGCCCTCGTAGTGAGCAACGGAATCCTCGGCCAGCTTTGCTATCCGTTCGTGCTGGATAAGCTGGGGGTGAAGCTAGAGGACGACGATACCTCTTCCCGAGAAGGTCTACCTGCGTCAGAGAGCAAAAGCTCATTCCGAAGTCTCAAATCCCTCCTCAACACAACACAGCAACAACTAGCCAGCGGTGACGACCCCATCACAATCGCCGCAGGCATCACCGTCGGCATCAACGGCGCAGCCATGGGCGTATCCTACCTGTACGAGACTAAAAGTCGAGCAGCGCCATAtgcagccttggccatgacaGTGTCTGGAGTCATGACGGTGGTATTCACAACGGTTGAGCCCTTCAAAGATGCGGTGTTGAGTCTGGCAAGCTAGACAAGACGTGGGCGATAGACTAGAGGCGGTATTGTGCGCTTTATGCCTGGTGTTTAGAGTTCATTTCGGTCGAGAGAAGGATAGAAGGCCAAGAGGGGAGCATGTCTGATATAGAGAAGCACATTTGGTTGAATTTTGTAGCATTTGAGAACAAACCTTGGGCAAGATAATGTAGCTAGAGGAGATGTACGGTTTCTAGGTCAGCAATTAAATTTCTTTTGAGCACTTGAACGAAACAGGGATGTAGACGAGGTAGGCGACATTCTTCAGAACACTGCTATTAGTGTTGCACACGACTTCAACTGCACGCTGTGCTTTGTCAATTTTTCGGCATGatatatactttttaattactCCAGGCTGCCAAACTCATCAGTCAATGATTTTCTCTCGGATCACAGATGGACTTACCGCTCGATCAAGTGCAGACCACTAGCAGTCTCCACAACACCGCTCATCTGGCCAGGCTGGAGGCCAAAGGCGGCATCCTCAAACTCCTTCTGCATGTCTCCCTTGCCAAAGTAGCCGAGGTCGCCTCGCTTGCGCGCCGAGGAGCAATCAGACTCGGTGAGGGCGAGCTCGCCGAGGGTGATGCTGCccgacttgatcttgtcctcgtgGGCCTGGATGATTTGGTAGGCGTCCTCCTTGGAGCGGGTGATTTCAGCCTGGATATGTTTGTCAGCGGGTTCGCTTAGACTCCATTTTGCCCGCGCATACCTCTCGCCAGCTGCTCGGTCGTCGGCTGTCGCGGTGCTTGACCAGGAGATGGGCTGCGCGGATCTTGCCCTCGGGGACGCcaggggcggcggcgggtCGAGAGCCGGCGCTGTGGTGAGTGGCCATGTAgtgcttgagcttctcggtGTCGGTGCCGGCGGGGGGCTCCCATCGGGAGACCTTGTCGGTCGAGTTGAAGTAGTAGGGGAGgttcttggagttggagaTTCGCACCTCCCAGCTGGGGGGGAGACCGGTATCAGACTGGGTGTGTTAGCTGGAGGTACCCATGGCAGGCATCATGAGGCCGTGGTAGCTTGGTGCTCTGTTGGTCAAGCAAGGGCTGTGCTGTTGACTAGGCGCTTACCATGTTTACAGAGTTTGTTGATGCGAAGCTGGTGGAGGGACAAGTCAAGTGTCACGAGAGCTGTAGTAAAGCTTTGACTTTGGTGATGGTACGGATCGTCGCGGGTGAGAAGCCAAGATGCGCTGGGcaaaagaagcaagagtATGCAGGAGTAAAAGTGAAGCTGGGATGGACGTAGCTGGAAACAATGACGTGCCGCAGAACCAGTTTCCACGGGAGACCCCATTAGAAGGTCAGGTCCGCCCCCCGGCCCCGCGAAGGCACAAATTAGCGGCGTTGCCGTAGCGAGCGGGGTCTGACGCGGGGTGTCGCAGCTGGTGGTGATCGGCCAATGGCTCTCATAGGGCGACGCATCCTCCCCGCGGCATCCAACACCTACAGTAGGCAAGGGGGAACGCCCCGGACTGGCCTTTGACTTGACGAGGCATATCCAGATTGGGTTTGCGCTCTGCGTGCGCCTGGTCCAATAGACGCACAAGCTTAAGAGGATTTAAGGTCATGGGGTCGCTAGTGGTTGGCCTGGATATCCCTCACTCGTTGTGTCGTCTTGAGTAAACGGACAATGTCGGATTGGATACTATTCATCGATATCAAGCTATTTACAGAAGAATTGGATGCTTTCACATCTAGGGCCTCCATCGAAATGACGGGTGCTTCCAATCTAgatcctcctgctcctccgcTGACATGCCCTGCATCCTCTCCAACTCCTCACTTTCaaccctctccctcctcttaTTGTCCCGATTCATCCACAACAGCGTCAGCGTCGCCAAGACCAGAGTTCCCACCTGAGTAGCCAAGTTCAACCCATTGCCGATAGGATAATTGGGCCCATCAAAGGGCAAAAACGACCAAGTCGAGATCAGACCCCCAATGTTGCCGAGCATCACGTTTAAGCCGATGGCAGAGGATCGGGCCGTGTCCGACACCACGTTTGCCGAGacttggctgttggtgagAGCCCCCAGGGAAAACACGGATGATGCCACCAAAAAGGTTGCGCCGTAACGTGCTGACTGGTTGGCTGTTGACAAGAAGATAATGTATCCAGCGATGCCCAGCGGCGTTGAGAGGATCATGATCAACTGTCGTCTATCAAACCGCCAGCTTATCAGTGGCAGCAACAGCGTAACAACTGATCCTACTGCATAGGGTGGTACCGTGTAGAGCTGTTGCTTGATGACCGTATAATCCGTGTAAATCGTCCTCACAATTGTCGGCAGGAAGAAGCCCAGCCCTTGTACCGTGACGTTGCAAAAGAGAAAGATCCAAGACGTGCTAATGACAACGGGGTTCCAGATCCCCAggatgagcttcttcttgtccatcttgtCGAGCACTTTGACCTGCCCGACACGCTCCGACCGAACACGATCCTCAGAGAGTTGCTTCTCTGCTTCTGTGAGCCAGCGTGCTGTACCCGGTCGGTCTGTCATGGTGACAAAGCCGATCAATCCGAGTCCGACTGTGATGATTCCCTCAATGACAAAGATCATACGCCAACTATCGACACTTCCGAAATGGTCGAGTCGGAGGATGGCTGAGGCGAGGAGAGCTCCAAAAGCACCGGCCAGGGGTCCCGCAACGAGGTACAGTCCCAGCCGAAACGTGAGTTCAGAGCGGCGGTACCATCGAGAGAGGTAATATGCAATTCCCGGAAGCATTCCAGCCTCAAATATGCCGAGTAGAAACCGCACTCCCATCATCTGAGGGACTGTCTTGACAAAGCCAGAGCCGATAGAGCAGGCCCCAAACAGCACGGTGAGGGCAGGCAGAAACCATCCTGGTCCAAGGAGCTTGCAGACTATGTTGGAAGGAAGCTCAAAGACGATATAAGAGACATAGAACATGGATAGGGTGACGTTATAGTCAAACCCTTTCATGCCGAGATCGACATCCATGCCAGCAATCCGAGCGTTGCCTGTAATCATACTTAGCAAGACGCTTATGGGTCAATACAGGAATGATATTCTTACCGATATTAGCACGGTCGATAAAGCAGAAGAGATACATAAGACAGATGATGGGCATAATCGTCAAGTCGATCTTGTTGCGCAAACGACGTTCAGCCTGACGATCAAAGATAAACTCGGGAGGAACATTTCTACAGCCAAGGTCAGCTCGCCGAAATCACTAAAGGGACGATTTGATACGAACTTTTGGTTCTCCATGTGGCTCAATTCGTCACCGGCTTCGATCTTGGTGACCGAATCGGCGCTCGTGATTGGGATGGGGTTGTCGCTGGTTTCAGTAAGGCCTGTCATGCTTTCGGTGTTCTTATTGATGAGTCTATGCGTGATGAATACATGTCAACCTAGGTGGTCTTTGTCTATTATATATGGGAGAGCATCGGTGCAGGTGTCGTCGGTGAGGTGTTACGCATGGCCGTTGGGGATACCCGGCATCCGAGACACCATCGGATCCTTCGATACTGACATCCATATGACAAGCGTACCCCTTTCCCGAATgattttataaaaaagagtTTAGAGCAACGTTAGCATCGTTAAGCTTCGTAATCTCCTCCAACAAATAAAGTTGCCAAGATCCGGGGTTGGACGGTAGTCTCTGTGGGGAAGTTAAGCTTCTTTCCTGGAGAAATTCGTAGCAACGATTACACCTCTCAACATGATCCGCAACCACGTATATAGAAAGAGTCTAATAGAGGCATTCTTCGAAATAAGAGGTCAAATGTATCAATCCTCAATCAGGGATTAAGTATCACTGATAGAGCCAAGATActcagcatcctcatcaaTGCTTCTCTTCAACGCATCCCCAACACTCATCCAGGAGCAAGTTTGCTCGCCTCTTTTCTTAGCAAGACCAAGCGAGCATGTGAATAAAGTATATACATTAACTTACCCCTCAGTACTTATGCAAGATAAGGATGGGAGGCATAGAAGTCGGCGGATAATACCCCGGCGGGCGGGTACGAACCTGGTCTCCCCAATAACGATATGTTCGGCATGGCGGCCTTGAGTTTCCAATATTTCGGGAAGCGGGCGACAAATTAAATAGGTTATGGGCTCTAATCAGAGTGTTTGGTCGTTTTTGTCCTCGTGCTTTATCATCTTCGAGGTCAGGAAGGTTGGTGTTTGCTCCAAACCTTTCTTGATGAGGTCTTGAGCGGGTATCGCAACTCCCAGAGGATTGGTAAGGACCGGCAAAAGAGACGCCAACACAAAGGAAGAAAATACCTATAATATCCCTTGAGTAGTTAGATGGCTTTTACACAAAGTTACATATAACATTGGAGAGGAGTTAAActttcatcatcgtctttgccatCGCCGGCTGCCTCGCTGATCACATAACATTATCGCTTGACCTACGTGTCTGGCGTGCATCAGGCAGCCGTGTTGACAGGCAAGATGGAGCACGTGATTATGTATTGCCAGCTCGTACCAAACATTCACGACCCCTAATAGCCAGTGTCAGTGAAGTGATTACCGCGTCCTTGTTTCCATTGCGATGCGCGACTGCGATTCTGTATCATCCACGTCGTCCGGTCGCCTTTCCATAAAGTCGGATAATTATAACTACTCAAGCTCATTACTGGTCAAGGTACTCACAATCCAGGTTATCTATTACTGAAAGAGTGGCCGACCCGGCTTCTCCAGTTCCGACTTGGATGGAGTACCATATGTGCTATCGGAAGCCAAAATGATAGCTACCACCCCAACGTGTTGCGACTCTCAATTATTCGCGGCTCCTTTGACCGCGTTGTAATCGCCTTGTTCCGCCGGCTTCCTCTGGTGATCCAATCGCTGGCCAAATCTGTCATCCCAGGCTATTTTCTTCCATCGAGAATTGTGATTAAGAAGCTCAAGCTAGGCTGGAATGATGAGTTTAAGAATGAGAAGAGCATGTATGAAAAGCTTCTATCTTTACATGGAAGCTTGATCCCCAAGTGTTTTGGCGAAACAACAGTCCATGGCACTCGTGCCTTGATCCTTTCCGAAGTCGATGGGATCGAATCCTGCAACCAAAAGTTCCCTTGCCTTGAGCCCCCAGAGTTTCAGCGCCGGATTGAGGAAGCTTTTGCTGAGTTGGCCAAGTTTGGACTCGCATACGGCGACTTGAAGCTGGACAACTTTCTTCTTGTTGGGGACAGGGTAGTTATTGTGGATTTGGAATCCGTATGGAAAGACACGCCAGACGAGATCGAATACGCAAACGAGACGCACGTGGAGCACCTGATAAGCATGTACGAGAGGCATTTAGAGGGGATGTCTAATGATAGATGAAACGACCATTGGCGAAATCCATGAGCCAGGCCACGATCAACCATCGGTCGCGTTCAAGAACGCGCTCTAGGGGTGTCGTGACTCACAAAGACACAACGAAAGAACACATCTTTGTGAAGAATTGCACGGAATTAAAATGAAAGTGCATATGGATGGTTTTGTCATAGGGGGGAAACAGCGAGAGTATTGGTGAGCTCGTTGAGCGATAGGAAGCCATAACACCACCCAGTTGCGGGGACTAGGAAAACACCCAACGAACAGTAGTGACATCCCCAACTC
Protein-coding sequences here:
- a CDS encoding Peptidyl-prolyl cis-trans isomerase, whose amino-acid sequence is MSDTGLPPSWEVRISNSKNLPYYFNSTDKVSRWEPPAGTDTEKLKHYMATHHSAGSRPAAAPGVPEGKIRAAHLLVKHRDSRRPSSWREAEITRSKEDAYQIIQAHEDKIKSGSITLGELALTESDCSSARKRGDLGYFGKGDMQKEFEDAAFGLQPGQMSGVVETASGLHLIERLE
- a CDS encoding MFS domain-containing protein, encoding MTGLTETSDNPIPITSADSVTKIEAGDELSHMENQKNVPPEFIFDRQAERRLRNKIDLTIMPIICLMYLFCFIDRANIGNARIAGMDVDLGMKGFDYNVTLSMFYVSYIVFELPSNIVCKLLGPGWFLPALTVLFGACSIGSGFVKTVPQMMGVRFLLGIFEAGMLPGIAYYLSRWYRRSELTFRLGLYLVAGPLAGAFGALLASAILRLDHFGSVDSWRMIFVIEGIITVGLGLIGFVTMTDRPGTARWLTEAEKQLSEDRVRSERVGQVKVLDKMDKKKLILGIWNPVVISTSWIFLFCNVTVQGLGFFLPTIVRTIYTDYTVIKQQLYTVPPYAVGSVVTLLLPLISWRFDRRQLIMILSTPLGIAGYIIFLSTANQSARYGATFLVASSVFSLGALTNSQVSANVVSDTARSSAIGLNVMLGNIGGLISTWSFLPFDGPNYPIGNGLNLATQVGTLVLATLTLLWMNRDNKRRERVESEELERMQGMSAEEQEDLDWKHPSFRWRP